A DNA window from Paraburkholderia phytofirmans OLGA172 contains the following coding sequences:
- a CDS encoding CBS domain-containing protein — translation MNTGTICTRNVITCQAETSALDAAKLMRNHHVGELAVVTDAGPGHRPVGVVTNRDIVVSVLARELDPGTLWVADIMSSPAITAFDWEDAWHVLRRMRLNGVRRMPVMSDTDELIGIVMLDDMMGVVSELLSELCLVSQRQRPFEEKART, via the coding sequence GTGAACACAGGCACCATCTGTACCCGTAACGTCATCACCTGCCAGGCGGAAACCAGCGCGCTCGATGCCGCGAAGCTCATGCGCAATCATCACGTCGGCGAGTTGGCCGTGGTCACTGACGCAGGTCCCGGTCATCGCCCTGTTGGCGTCGTCACCAATCGCGATATCGTAGTGTCCGTCCTCGCGCGCGAACTCGATCCGGGGACGCTGTGGGTCGCCGACATCATGTCCTCGCCAGCTATCACGGCATTCGATTGGGAGGACGCATGGCACGTTCTGCGGCGCATGCGCCTGAACGGCGTGCGCCGGATGCCTGTGATGTCCGATACGGACGAACTGATCGGTATCGTGATGCTTGACGACATGATGGGTGTCGTCTCCGAGCTACTGTCGGAACTGTGCCTCGTTAGCCAAAGGCAGAGGCCTTTTGAAGAAAAGGCGCGCACATGA